ATAGTAGAGATGTGTTCACCTTTTCACACAGCATTGCATTTTCAGCTGCTAGGGCTTTCTCCtgaattttatataaaaaacaaaaaagaatatgGGTTAGGAACTAAGCATATTTTTCACAAATCTTATGTCTTGGTTTGATTACTGAGACatctaggaaaagaaaagaaaagttgtGTTTTAGGATAGCCACACTACAACTCAACTACGACTCCAAGTTTTAATTTCCCTTCCTACAATTCCTCAGCACGGACAAGTCTAAAAGGTGAGATTAGAGCATGATCAATCTTTCAGACTGTTTACCTTTTCTTTCAGTTGCTCGATTTGTTCCTTGAAAACCTGATTCTGAAGTATAAATGGTAAGGATGTTAAAATCTAAATGAAATTCCTCAGAGATACGTGTTAATGACTTGAGGTTTTAATACTGGACCTTTCTTGCTCGGATGCTGCTTACGCTGCGCTCCAACTGTTGTTCTATCTGTTGTAGTTCTTCAATGGAGCATGACCCCAAACCTTCTCCTAAGAGTTTCCTGAGGCAttccaaattcaaaattcaaacatgcTTTTCTGACTCAGAAAAAAGAAttatgtgtgtgtgagagagaaagaaaatcaagtaaGAGTTGAACCGTTTGGAAATTTCAAGAAGCTCTATCTTCTTTGCCATATTTGCTGCTTCATGCTTCAAATGCTGCGATTTCAAACCAATACTATTCatgagaaaatcaagaaaaatttgTTCATAAAGTTCCATAGTTGCAAGGAATGCAgcggagaagaaaggaaaatgtgaaatcTTCTTGGCCACATAACTGAAACcattatagataaaaatgatattgagaAGGCAACTGTAAGTTTAACCCTCCAATCAAGCGCCCTTTCTGATGGTGATGCTCGATTTTAGCACATGAATAACTGCCATGGCTTACAGAAAACAGGTTCTAAAACATCAAAGCTAGCACCCAAATCATGGATTTTAAGACCACTCTGATGTTCTTTTTGAAAAGATGTGAGACATGCTTGATAACAGAAATAGTTACATGATAATATGAAACATGTGAGTGTTAAATCTTGTGACAAATCTATTCTAATATGAGTAAAAGTGATATTTGAAACAGGAGTTCTCCCCAAACAAGCTTGTGAACAAAGTTGGTATGTCCAAAGAGATGATGCAAAACCTGCATGTTATGTTCGGTAGTCTTGTAGTTGTTGGTATGAACATCTTTTGTGTGCCGTTGATATCGTTCTATTGTCTCCTGCATACTGAAGAATTTCACAACATAATACCAATCAATAATTTGCACAGAAATATGGTTTAATACAGTAGACAGCCAGAAAAGATGTGTTGTGAATCAATCAGTGAAAGTTGTTCAATCTGTCAATTTACTAAGTGTTTATGTTAAAAAGGATATCATTCCATTTTAACCAAAGATGTGAAACACAATAATTTAGTATGCCTATCTGGTGCAAGGAATATCTATGATCACTATATCATGGATGGAATCTCATCAAAAGGAGCTGGTCATTTGCTTGATGTATATAAAAAGTGTTTCTGCTGACAATACAAAATAGTAGTATGGGAATTTGACTGAATAAGCACGACATAATCCAGTCTTAGTTTCcatatatcaaattcaatttttaaaagaactgTCTTAAATTTTGTATTCTCTGATGCATGGCAACCACAATGGAATGCAAGGCAATGACAACAGAAAGGCACAGTAATTTGAAGCCTAAGTTAAGCCATAATGAACTATTCGTGAGGCATTCATATCATGGATAAGTTGTATCTCTTTTAATACATCAGCAGTATATTAAAGTGCCTAAGATTTGGATTGCAGATGAACATGATGCATAGCATTAGGCATGTATAGAAGTTCATGGTTATTAGTTCCTTACAAGCTTAAAATTAGTTCACAATCACAAAAGAAAGTGAGTAATCTCTGTTTGCCTATAGCAATGCATAGTTGTTATTTTATATGGTGTGACTTGACTTAGTCATAGGAGTTGTCGAGCTTACAACTTATATTTAGGCCCTTGTTGTGTTGTGATTGGAATCCAAAATATATGCTCTAATGGAACATATATGATGTGATCTATGCAACATGAAAGGCTCAACTTAtctaaattaacttaaattggTACTAAGACCCTAGTTATGGAGCTAACATACCTTTTGggtttaattttatgtttaaggGGGGAAAGAGATGTAACTTTCAAGAGTCAATTTCAAACAAGAAATAGGAATGGTAAATATGCCTAAAGAGAGCTCAGGACTTGAGAAACATGATGGAAGCCAAGCAAAGCCAAAAAAGACAAGTCAACTATGAGTGATGGAGTCTATGAACATGTTTGAAGATGAAATTATGTGGAAACAAGTTTAAGCAAAAATTGAGAAGAGCTGCAAGATAGTTGAAGATTGAATGAAGCCAACTATGAATTTTGACCAAAATTTGGAGCATTTCCCAAGATCATTTTAAGACAAGCGATATATTATcttgaagcttgggaagtcatgaatccaatgcttcaaacagttCATAAATTGAAggtgaaacgaagaagttatggttgATTGAAGCAAGCTACACAGTGATAGAATGTCAAGTCAAAATGCATGTCAAAAATTTCAATCCCATAATTTCTCAagtcaaaatgaatttcaacgacatgttgaaatttgaaattttttgactTAGTACATTGGTTATGAGTTTTGCAACTTCCcatgtcaaaattttcaacaagtgaCTCATCCACACTTCTTCAACCTAAAGTGGGCCCAAATATTTGGAaatgataattatattaattttttgatagtttttgaaaataagtggTCAATAAGAATATGTCACATGTTGGGTTCTTACCCAAATCATAAAAACTCAACTTATAGGTTATTCTAGGAAGTTCTAGGATTTtcaaaagagagaagaagacaTAAAAGgttttcttggtttgtttttctcctttatGCCATTGAATAaagtattgtttttaatttctttgaatttaagaatgattctttcttattcttttatattttgtgtGAATGAAATCACACCCATCATAGGTTAAAAAGTCATCTTAGGGTGTGAAACATGAAAACTTAGGATTAGAGCCTAAGGGAAATAATAGGTAAAACCAAACtaaaaatggaatgaatgaaAGGTTAAGACATAATAAAAATAGAGTTACCCTCTAAGATTGATTTAAATTAGGGGTTACTACAATTGGTCATTCCTTGATACTAGGATTCTTAATCCCTAATTATTTGAggttttattattgttatctaCCCTACGTCAAATCTTCACAGAGTAGTAAAGGCCTAAATCCTAGACCtaaacacaaatttcatattcattCACCAAGTAGGTACttcaaaatggaataaaatattaaaaattagaatattgaTGCAATATTAAGTTATAGAACTCAGGTTGATTTGATTAGACCATACATTTTGAATACCACAAGATTAATTAGCAGTTGGTAGATTTGGTTTGGCTACAAATCGGACAAATTAAACTCAGTGATGTtgtgaatttttgttttaatttgggAGGAAAAATCCTTGACTCTAAAGTGGTTGaaaaaatattgagatttttTCCTAAGATATTAAGATCTAAAGTAACcataatagaagaaaataaaaatatggacttaaTGAGAAGGATAAACTTGTAAGCTCTTTACAAACCCATGAGATGACTTTACCATTTGCTAAGAGACCTAAAAAGGATAGCCTTAAAGGCTTCCTCAAAAGAATACTTTGAGTTTGAAGATtaaagtgaagaacaatttgaaATTTCCACATTTGCTAAAAGAATAGAATTTGTAAAAATGTAAAAGGAGGCAAACAAAAAAATGGcttaaagaaaaggaagaaatccTTTTGCATTAAAATGTCCCTTAAAATAAGGAACGGAAATTTTGCTTCAAATTACCCTACTCccaaaagaataagaaatcaaTAAAAGTGACTTGAAGTGATTCTGAATCTGAACTCACAAGTTTAACTGATAATGAGGAATACAATAATCTTGTTGCTTTCACTGCCTCGTTACCTacattttctaaatttgaattaaaaaatctagTTGAATCTAGTGAAGAAGAGGAAGGGGAACTCAATGACTAGCAACAATACCATGAAagttataagataaaaatgtgAGGATGTAATAGCTTAAAAAGATTTTGAATGAAGAAATTCTCaaattcaattaaatgaaaaaaaatttaaattattctcaaaaaaaaaaaaaaaaaaaaaacatagatgaTGGTAGGATCAATGAACttatggttgaaaagtcaaatctaattgaaaaaattaagtttcTTGAATCTTAATATCTTGATGTGATGATTAAAATAACTCTCTTACCTTGGACCTAgatcaacttaaaaagaaactaaGGAGCCAAACTGAAATTTTGGTCCTTGTTTTGAATTCTTAACTAAAATGATCCAAAAAGGGAAACCTTTGGAGATAAAAGGGGTTTAGACCACATAAGCAAATTTGAAACTCCTATACATAGAAAGTCATTCCAAGACTTTCTAAAAAAGTTGTGGTAAATAGAAATCCAACTAGATGAATTCAAATTGAATGTGTTCACCTTTACGACCTAAATTAATTAGTTGAAATAAAAAGGTAAGATGGAATGAGAATCTCAAGTTGttaatgatttcattttttggaattaaagcCTCATTTCTTATACTTGTGTTTTATTCTTTCTAATCTTAAAAATCTTGTGAATTctagatattaaattattttagttcTTTTCTTACCCCATTGAACAATTTTTCAGGCCTTATTACATCTTGATTACATAACTACCACCTAATTTTCTGAAAATTATAATTCTAAGAGTGTTTAAGCATTTAAGGAAATGCTCAAAAGTGATCAATCATGATTTTTGGGAGTTTAGGGATTAATTTGAACTTCTTTGTGACCATAGAAATCTAATTTAGGAAGTTGGATCAATAGAATTTAGAGCTTCATGGATTTATGAAGTATTAGGTTTAGAGAGAGAGTATTTTGATTCCTTTGGATTATCTTTTggtaatttatttacttttcgcTAGCTCTTATTTATGTATGTATGTTAGAGTCCTTTTATTGGTTATTCTCCTTGTGTGCCTTTTATgtgttattttcttatgtttgttATTTTTGTGAGCAATATTCTATTAGTTTTGTCATTACTATGTTTTTCACAGGTTTATTGTTTAAGTGTGTACGGTTTACAAGGAATTGATATCACTACGTAAGGGAAGGTTTAGACTAGGAATTGTTTTTAGGTTGAAAGGAGAGTTGAAAGGAGTGTTGCATTGGGAATGTGAAAAACAACTATATGTGTTGCCAATCTAAGACTATGAAGTGTAGGTGTTGCTAATCCAAGACTATAAGGAGTAGATGGATTGATGAAGTGATCTTTGAAGATGACTCAACCTGTCACTAGCCCTTACGTCATGGTAGACACACGACACATATACCCTGGTCCACCTATTAGCTTGAAACTCTACATCAACACaactttatttcctttaaatatcCATCATTGAAAAGTTTTGAGGAGATGTTATGAACTCAGTCATGTGGAAATTCATTATCTAGAGAAGTGAAAATAAAGCATTTCGCATAAGCGTAATTCTTCTTTTGAATGGAGCTTAACTAGATTGAGAAGTTAAAGTCAAACGATAGGATCCTAGCATTACTTGGTATTAGATAAGGTTAAAGAAGCCAATGCAATGAGAACTACTAATATCATTATTGAAAAGCTAGTAAGATGGAAATTTGATTTTGGGTGAAAGTCAATTACTAGGTTTAATCTTTAAAGAGTCTTATTTTTTGGTCTCCTACAGTGGCCAATCACATTGTTGATTGTTTGGCTAAATAAGGGATTCCTTAGgtgtttcataaaataaattgactcGAGGTGACTTATTTGAGGTTCATTAAAATTtgtcaatttaaaatcattaatcttatctaaatattaaggttatttgatagAATTATCTTCAAAGCTTTCTAAAACTATTGAATTCGACACATTTACTCTTATTAATATCAAGCAATGAGCTTATGAGATAAAACTAAAGGAAGAACGAGTTGATAGTTATAGTAAATAACTGACAAGAAATTGAGAGTTTTAGGCAATGAAGACAAACCAGTTTGAattcagaaaaaaaatgatttctttggACCTATtactttaagttaattttaactGCAACTAATGACttaaaattaagtcattaaattgatttatcaaagcATCTCTTAATTTCCTTCATactatatcatttttttttttctaatgaaaatgtgtatatatatatatatatatatatgtatgtatgtatatcaTTATGGAAAAGAAACCAAAGTGGTAATCTGTTGGGCTGTCTAGAAGATTAGGGATATGAGGTGAAACATGTGATAAAAGTCATTTGAGACAGAATGAATTTCATCAGAGactttttaattgaaaacctGGGTCAACAAATTAGGAAACTAATAGGCCAGCTTATAGGGAGCTACTTCCTTGGTTGAGTTTACAATCAATTTTCTCCCCCCAGTGTTTTT
The sequence above is drawn from the Vitis riparia cultivar Riparia Gloire de Montpellier isolate 1030 chromosome 15, EGFV_Vit.rip_1.0, whole genome shotgun sequence genome and encodes:
- the LOC117932227 gene encoding MADS-box protein SOC1 — encoded protein: MVRGKTQMRRIENATSRQVTFSKRRNGLFKKAFELSVLCDAEVALIIFSPRGKLYEFSSSSMQETIERYQRHTKDVHTNNYKTTEHNMQHLKHEAANMAKKIELLEISKRKLLGEGLGSCSIEELQQIEQQLERSVSSIRARKNQVFKEQIEQLKEKEKALAAENAMLCEKCGVQPYQAPNQENETLPSADRSQNSDVSTDLFIGLPEGRAKRLLLGN